The Microlunatus soli genome contains the following window.
CCGTTGCCGCTGCCCGCCGGACAGCCCGACGCCCCGGTCGGCCAGCTCGGTCTGATAACCCTGCGGCAGCGCGCTGATGAAGCCGTCGGCGCCGGCGATCCGGGCGGCCTCGACGATCTCCTCCGAGGTGGCCGGCCGGCCGATGCCGTAGCCGATGTTGTCGGCGATCGTGCCGGCGAACAGGACGCTGTCCTGCAGCACGACCGCGACCTGGGAACGGACCGACTCCAAGGTCAGGTCGCGCAGATCGTGACCGTCGATCAGGACCCGCCCGGAGTCGGGCTCACGGAGCCGGGTGATCAGGGCGGCGAGACTGGACTTGCCGGCTCCGGACGGTCCGACGACGGCAACCCGTTCGCCGGCTCGGATCGTCAGATCGAGACCGCGCAACGCCGGCCGGCCGGGGCCGTAGCTGAGCCGGACCCCGTCGAACTCGACGTAGCCGAGCAGTCGCGGCGCCGGACGAGCCCAACTGGTGTCGGCGATGTCGGGATGTTGATCAAGGATCTCGGTGATCCGCTCCCCCGACGCGGCCGCCTTGGAGATCCGGCCGGTGTACTTGGCGATATCGCGCAGCGGTCGGAAGGCGGTCTTCAGGTAGGTCAGGAACACGGTCAGCTCACCGATCGACAGGTCACCGGCGAGCACCCGCTGGGCGCCGACGAACAACACCAGGCAGGTGGCCAGACCGACCAGTACGTCGGTCGACCGTTCGAGTCCCGCCGACAGACGCTTGCCCTTGACGCTGTCCTTCAGCGCTCGGTCGTTGCCGGTGGCGAAGCGATCGTTCATCCGTTCCTGCAGCGAGTAGCTGGTGACCACCGGCATCGCACCGAGCGACTCCGTTGCCAGCGACGCCAGTGCTCCCTCGGCGCTGCGCTGGCTACGGGAGACGGTGATGATCTTGTGGGTCGACCTGGTGCCGAGCAGGAAGAAGACCGGAAAGACCACCAGCACCACCAACGCCAGCCAGACATCCATGATCACGATCA
Protein-coding sequences here:
- a CDS encoding ABC transporter ATP-binding protein, with protein sequence MSRPTPRLRTAIPLLGRTFRRFAPHLRQQRRLLVLGLLALIAEVGLRLVEPWPLAYVIDTLARAAGADVRAARTGSDLQTTLIICALALLGAVALRAAASYAMTVLFALAGNRVLARVRSELYDHLNSLSLRFHQSRRIGDLVTRVTGDVGRLQEAVVTAMLPLVGNVITLLGMFVVIVIMDVWLALVVLVVFPVFFLLGTRSTHKIITVSRSQRSAEGALASLATESLGAMPVVTSYSLQERMNDRFATGNDRALKDSVKGKRLSAGLERSTDVLVGLATCLVLFVGAQRVLAGDLSIGELTVFLTYLKTAFRPLRDIAKYTGRISKAAASGERITEILDQHPDIADTSWARPAPRLLGYVEFDGVRLSYGPGRPALRGLDLTIRAGERVAVVGPSGAGKSSLAALITRLREPDSGRVLIDGHDLRDLTLESVRSQVAVVLQDSVLFAGTIADNIGYGIGRPATSEEIVEAARIAGADGFISALPQGYQTELADRGVGLSGGQRQRIAIARAAIRQAPIVILDEALTGLDPDTEAEVVAALGRLTRGRTTVVITHDHRVAADADRVLWIEGGVLIADGHPDQVLQQVPDEVMS